From the Pseudomonas putida genome, one window contains:
- a CDS encoding LysR family transcriptional regulator, producing the protein MAEQWNLEQLRTFLRVAELRSFSAVAREQRKAQSAISNAIALLETDLGVTLFERSSGRQPKLTENGTALLEDARELLRQCERLDGRALALMRGQEALLRVAQDEAMPYQPVIDSLDELASRYPYLEVQLASGAQGDVARKLAERRADLGLFFHHESIPASLERRALGSVEMVTVCAVDHPLAREGRVTRQQLARHRQLLITPQQSGYPGGEAISPQVWRADSFYAMAELLMRGLGWAWLPRHVVQYPTYQTHMVELDSEWRPPALVAELAWRRDEPLGPAAQWLAERFAVHLRAIG; encoded by the coding sequence ATGGCCGAGCAATGGAACCTTGAACAACTGCGCACCTTTCTGCGGGTCGCCGAATTGCGCTCGTTTTCCGCCGTGGCCCGCGAACAGCGCAAGGCACAGTCGGCCATCAGCAATGCCATCGCCCTGCTTGAAACCGACCTCGGTGTCACGCTGTTCGAGCGCAGCAGCGGACGCCAACCCAAACTGACTGAAAACGGTACGGCGTTGCTCGAAGATGCCCGAGAGCTCTTGCGCCAGTGCGAACGCCTGGATGGTCGTGCCCTGGCCTTGATGCGTGGCCAGGAAGCCTTGTTGCGGGTGGCTCAGGATGAGGCGATGCCTTATCAGCCAGTGATCGACAGCCTCGACGAACTGGCTAGCCGTTATCCATACCTGGAGGTGCAACTGGCCAGTGGTGCCCAGGGGGATGTAGCGCGCAAGCTGGCCGAGCGACGCGCCGACCTGGGGCTGTTCTTCCACCACGAAAGCATCCCGGCATCACTGGAGCGCCGAGCGTTGGGCAGTGTGGAGATGGTGACGGTCTGTGCAGTTGATCATCCACTTGCTCGCGAAGGCCGAGTCACCCGCCAACAGCTGGCCCGCCATCGGCAATTGCTGATCACCCCGCAACAAAGCGGCTACCCGGGTGGCGAAGCGATCAGCCCGCAGGTCTGGCGTGCCGACAGCTTCTACGCCATGGCCGAGCTGCTGATGCGCGGCCTGGGCTGGGCCTGGCTGCCGCGGCATGTGGTGCAATACCCGACTTACCAGACGCACATGGTCGAACTCGACAGCGAATGGCGCCCGCCCGCGTTGGTGGCAGAACTGGCCTGGCGGCGTGATGAGCCGCTGGGCCCGGCTGCGCAATGGTTGGCCGAGCGCTTTGCGGTGCACCTGCGCGCGATCGGGTAA
- a CDS encoding toluene tolerance protein produces the protein MQCSRLSQLDFDQLILGAQILEADSHGAKVYLLGDGNFLKVFRRKRLISSALLRPYSQRFVDNAARLAQLGIPTLEVISQHKLDIPGRTAVLYRPLPGRTLLQMSRDDGFSWEHYLPRLIELIRHLHRSGIYFRSLHLGNVVVTPDQRLGLIDVADMRFLRAPLSARMIRRNVQHMVRYIERENLGDRFPLADFEAALLAR, from the coding sequence ATGCAATGCTCCCGGCTCTCCCAGCTCGACTTCGATCAGCTGATACTTGGTGCCCAGATACTCGAGGCTGACAGTCATGGCGCCAAAGTCTACCTGCTTGGCGATGGTAATTTCCTCAAGGTATTTCGCCGCAAGCGCCTTATTTCATCTGCGCTGCTGCGTCCCTACTCGCAGCGCTTCGTCGACAACGCCGCACGCCTTGCGCAACTGGGCATCCCTACCCTCGAGGTGATCAGCCAGCACAAACTCGACATACCGGGCAGAACAGCGGTGCTTTATCGCCCGTTGCCAGGACGCACCTTGTTGCAGATGTCTCGCGACGACGGCTTCAGCTGGGAACACTACCTGCCCCGCCTGATCGAGCTCATCCGCCACCTTCATCGCAGTGGCATCTATTTCCGCTCCCTGCATCTGGGCAACGTAGTCGTCACTCCTGACCAACGCCTCGGCCTGATCGACGTAGCGGACATGCGCTTCCTGCGCGCGCCACTGTCCGCCCGCATGATTCGCCGCAACGTGCAGCACATGGTGCGTTACATCGAGCGGGAGAATCTGGGTGACCGATTCCCCCTCGCCGACTTCGAAGCAGCCTTGCTGGCGCGCTGA
- a CDS encoding metal ABC transporter ATPase: MARTLIRKNPSNFKTLPLHVEATAEGLVYQSIGMPLNFAQTQQRRRAIQLADKQRFVVELANLGVSVRLTLHWQHRDYWVLVRQRRQDRGDVVLKLISGYVPAQELNLPLHTAVQEVAEECLLETPEGWLSGRFNDTWLPAPYAAALHYREALPFVLTPESGAARPVHCGNLMLLERPRAYVHLPTASLQLIYDMRLQVPREAKKLSLFHVDERLEGDQLVARLNRKRPDLYLMPVQDGQPLAELYTLKKDELVPASTRGLYLAESFARQEGWVVADERIRWKDWVKQQGLVERKVAPASHLQRFGDKARALLERARTSLHK; this comes from the coding sequence GTGGCGCGTACGCTGATCCGAAAGAACCCGAGCAACTTCAAGACACTGCCGCTGCATGTCGAAGCCACCGCCGAGGGCCTGGTCTACCAGAGCATCGGCATGCCCCTGAACTTCGCCCAGACCCAACAACGGCGGCGCGCGATCCAGCTGGCCGACAAGCAGCGCTTTGTGGTGGAGCTGGCCAACCTGGGTGTTTCCGTACGTCTGACCCTGCACTGGCAGCACCGTGATTACTGGGTGCTGGTGAGGCAACGCCGCCAGGACCGCGGCGACGTGGTCCTGAAATTGATTTCTGGGTATGTCCCCGCCCAGGAACTCAACCTGCCGCTGCACACCGCCGTTCAGGAAGTAGCTGAAGAATGCCTGCTGGAGACCCCGGAAGGCTGGCTGAGCGGGCGTTTCAATGACACCTGGCTGCCAGCCCCCTATGCCGCCGCACTGCATTACCGTGAAGCCTTGCCCTTCGTACTGACGCCGGAGTCGGGTGCTGCCCGCCCGGTGCACTGCGGCAACCTGATGCTGCTGGAACGGCCTCGCGCCTATGTGCACTTGCCGACAGCTTCGCTGCAGCTGATCTACGACATGCGCCTGCAGGTGCCGAGGGAAGCCAAGAAGCTCAGCCTTTTCCATGTCGATGAGCGCCTGGAAGGGGATCAACTGGTGGCGCGGCTCAACCGCAAGCGACCAGATCTGTATCTGATGCCGGTACAGGATGGGCAGCCGTTGGCCGAGTTATACACCTTGAAGAAAGATGAGCTGGTGCCGGCAAGTACCCGCGGGCTGTACCTGGCCGAGAGCTTTGCCCGGCAGGAAGGCTGGGTGGTGGCCGATGAGCGGATTCGCTGGAAGGACTGGGTGAAACAGCAGGGGTTGGTGGAGCGCAAGGTGGCGCCGGCTTCGCATCTGCAACGCTTTGGCGACAAGGCGCGGGCGCTGCTGGAACGGGCCCGCACTTCACTTCACAAGTAA
- a CDS encoding glycosyltransferase, with amino-acid sequence MNIVNMMWAGGSPYMSIHKVHQQVLSQAGADARISNWLLLGGELCHGRGATRVWHMPQRALKGKHLWRLLRPWLRLRLRRALEEAGAEVILLDGVGVARLVLPVLRQIPEVRAKVLFHGMTRLTASDVDLLNQLPAERLSIAAVSRTLAQSLEQDIGRPVQTLRMAFDPQAFTRPLLSREQAREALALPQTAGPLLGAVGRLVESKGFEMLVEAFANAAEHQPGMRLAIVGDGPLRASLQARIDARGLAGSVYLCGHHADLQQLYRAFDWLLVPSRAEGLGLVVQEAVMADVPVVCSDLPVFREQLLESGCYLPVGDVEAWAREIGRCDVPRALAMAARQRQTLAPEAAWQAFCDGSHSLLRG; translated from the coding sequence ATGAATATCGTCAACATGATGTGGGCAGGCGGTTCTCCGTACATGTCCATCCATAAAGTTCATCAACAGGTGCTGTCGCAAGCGGGAGCCGACGCCCGTATCAGTAACTGGCTGCTGCTGGGCGGTGAGCTGTGCCATGGGCGAGGTGCCACGCGTGTATGGCACATGCCGCAGCGAGCGCTGAAGGGCAAACACCTGTGGCGCCTGTTGCGTCCCTGGCTGCGACTGCGCCTGCGCAGGGCACTGGAGGAGGCCGGGGCCGAGGTGATCCTGCTCGACGGCGTTGGTGTCGCACGGCTGGTGTTGCCAGTGCTGCGACAGATTCCCGAGGTGCGCGCCAAGGTGCTGTTCCATGGCATGACCCGCCTGACCGCCAGTGATGTCGACTTGTTGAACCAGCTTCCAGCGGAGCGTTTGAGCATCGCGGCGGTCTCTCGCACCCTCGCGCAATCCCTGGAGCAAGACATTGGCCGGCCGGTGCAGACGCTGCGCATGGCGTTCGACCCGCAAGCCTTCACCAGGCCGCTGCTCAGCCGTGAGCAGGCGCGCGAGGCGCTGGCACTACCGCAAACCGCTGGGCCCTTGCTCGGCGCGGTGGGGCGGCTGGTCGAAAGCAAAGGTTTCGAGATGCTTGTCGAGGCATTTGCCAACGCGGCTGAGCACCAGCCAGGCATGCGGCTGGCAATTGTCGGTGATGGCCCGCTACGCGCAAGCCTGCAGGCGCGGATCGATGCGCGGGGCCTGGCAGGTAGCGTATATCTGTGTGGGCATCATGCTGACTTGCAGCAACTGTACCGAGCGTTTGACTGGCTGTTGGTGCCTTCGCGTGCCGAAGGCCTGGGCCTGGTGGTGCAGGAAGCCGTCATGGCGGATGTACCGGTAGTCTGCAGCGACCTGCCGGTGTTCAGGGAGCAATTGCTGGAGTCGGGCTGCTATCTGCCGGTTGGCGACGTGGAAGCCTGGGCCCGGGAAATTGGGCGCTGTGATGTCCCTCGAGCGCTGGCGATGGCCGCCCGGCAGCGGCAGACTCTGGCGCCGGAAGCGGCGTGGCAGGCGTTCTGCGATGGATCGCACAGCCTGCTGCGCGGTTGA
- a CDS encoding O-antigen ligase family protein, producing the protein MVYEKNWVQAWLGFGLVWFFGAIALAPSNKVYQQGLVVFLWLPMLLLAWPARRVLVEAWRRQPALWGSIMLLMVWGLISLAWTAAEDASREAKRLLYIFVFLLAFPVLAQAGSARVRHLLQLGAAALAFAALLSIVHFYGQQAMPLTGRLAGIGGISHPILGAYVVAAGALLLLYQMPRHRLAQLGWLLALACLGAFVVLSQSRGAVLSLLFTLLLAPLWCRDRLSQVIAIMAMVTFGLAIYFMYDLLAERGASYRPQIFETVLHMITAHPWGGLGLGSSYTVSAAGLEFDHSHNMFTHVALELGLPGMVLWAAVWLFALGEITRARHTPMGKILFGLWVFSTMAMQFDAASLTATPRAEWFVSWLPVALVMLLPWVRAENDACGKISGST; encoded by the coding sequence ATGGTCTACGAAAAAAACTGGGTTCAGGCCTGGTTGGGTTTTGGTTTGGTGTGGTTCTTCGGGGCGATCGCCCTGGCGCCTAGTAACAAGGTTTATCAGCAAGGTCTGGTTGTGTTCCTGTGGTTACCCATGCTGCTGCTGGCATGGCCTGCTCGGCGAGTGCTGGTTGAAGCCTGGCGACGCCAACCGGCGCTATGGGGCAGCATTATGTTGCTGATGGTGTGGGGGCTGATCAGCCTGGCCTGGACTGCTGCCGAAGATGCTAGCCGCGAGGCCAAGCGCTTACTGTACATTTTCGTGTTCTTGCTCGCGTTCCCTGTGCTGGCACAAGCCGGCAGCGCCCGTGTCCGGCACTTGTTGCAGCTAGGGGCTGCTGCGCTGGCTTTCGCCGCATTGCTATCGATCGTGCATTTCTATGGCCAGCAGGCCATGCCTTTGACCGGGCGGCTCGCCGGTATCGGCGGTATTTCGCACCCGATTCTCGGTGCCTATGTGGTCGCCGCCGGAGCACTGTTGCTGTTGTACCAGATGCCTCGGCATCGGCTTGCCCAGCTGGGTTGGTTGCTAGCGCTGGCCTGCCTGGGAGCCTTCGTCGTGCTCAGTCAGAGTCGCGGTGCAGTGCTGTCCTTGCTGTTTACCCTGTTACTCGCGCCGCTTTGGTGCCGTGATCGGCTCAGCCAAGTGATCGCGATCATGGCGATGGTCACGTTCGGCCTGGCCATCTATTTCATGTATGACCTGCTGGCTGAGCGTGGTGCGTCGTATCGCCCGCAAATCTTCGAAACGGTGCTGCACATGATCACTGCTCATCCCTGGGGCGGGCTGGGCCTTGGCTCCAGTTACACGGTAAGCGCTGCAGGCCTTGAGTTCGATCACTCCCACAATATGTTCACCCACGTTGCCTTGGAACTGGGGTTGCCCGGCATGGTGCTCTGGGCCGCAGTCTGGCTGTTTGCCCTGGGTGAGATCACACGTGCCCGGCATACCCCGATGGGCAAGATCCTGTTTGGCCTGTGGGTGTTTTCGACCATGGCGATGCAATTCGATGCTGCAAGCCTGACGGCTACGCCGCGCGCCGAGTGGTTCGTCAGTTGGCTGCCGGTTGCTCTGGTCATGTTGTTGCCATGGGTACGTGCCGAAAATGACGCCTGTGGTAAAATTTCCGGTTCAACCTGA
- a CDS encoding NAD(P)/FAD-dependent oxidoreductase — translation MPTAISTDVLIVGAGVAGLWLNARLRRLGYSTVLVERASLGGEQTIKSQGIIHGGTKYALHGALTGASEAIADMPRRWREAIDGSGELDLTRTRLLSDAHYLWSPGTLAGNLTSFFASKAVRGRVDQVKGEQLPPALQDRDFKGKVYRLAELVIDVPSLLANLAELAGDSLLAGEQVEPLREGDELVGLRVDDREIRAQRIVLSAGAGTEDLLHALGLKQPAMQTRPLHMVLAKGPNLKPLYAHCLGGGPKPRVTVTTHPAADGQWVWYLGGDLAEADGVAREPAAQIAAAQKEIASLLPWVDQNQVRWATLRVDRAEPAQSGLVRPDNAFLAEQQRLLVGWPTKLALAPDFSDRVLASLERDGVRPAAQADLTGLPRPALGVPAWEQLLP, via the coding sequence ATGCCAACCGCCATTTCCACTGACGTCCTGATCGTCGGCGCCGGGGTCGCAGGCCTCTGGCTCAATGCCCGCCTGCGTCGCCTGGGTTACTCGACAGTGCTGGTGGAGCGCGCCAGCCTCGGTGGCGAGCAGACCATCAAGTCCCAGGGCATCATCCATGGTGGTACCAAGTACGCCCTGCACGGCGCCCTGACCGGCGCCTCGGAAGCCATCGCCGACATGCCGCGACGCTGGCGCGAAGCGATCGATGGCAGCGGTGAACTGGACCTGACCCGCACCCGCCTGCTTTCCGATGCCCACTACCTGTGGTCGCCAGGCACCCTCGCCGGCAACCTGACCAGCTTCTTCGCCAGCAAGGCGGTGCGCGGCCGTGTCGATCAGGTAAAAGGCGAGCAATTGCCGCCGGCCCTGCAAGACCGTGACTTCAAAGGCAAGGTCTACCGCCTGGCGGAACTGGTAATCGATGTGCCCAGCCTGTTGGCCAACCTGGCCGAACTGGCCGGTGACAGCTTGCTCGCTGGCGAACAGGTCGAACCGCTGCGCGAGGGCGACGAACTGGTTGGCCTGCGCGTCGACGACCGTGAAATCCGCGCCCAGCGCATCGTGCTCAGCGCTGGCGCTGGCACCGAAGACTTGCTGCATGCCTTGGGCCTCAAGCAACCTGCCATGCAGACCCGCCCTTTGCACATGGTCCTGGCCAAAGGGCCAAACCTCAAGCCGCTTTATGCGCACTGCCTGGGCGGTGGGCCGAAGCCGCGCGTGACCGTGACCACCCACCCGGCCGCCGATGGCCAGTGGGTCTGGTACCTCGGCGGCGACCTGGCCGAGGCCGATGGCGTGGCCCGCGAGCCAGCCGCGCAGATCGCTGCAGCACAGAAGGAAATTGCCAGCCTGCTGCCTTGGGTCGACCAGAACCAGGTGCGCTGGGCAACCCTGCGCGTTGATCGCGCCGAGCCCGCGCAGTCCGGCCTGGTCCGCCCTGACAATGCCTTCCTCGCCGAACAACAGCGCCTGCTGGTGGGCTGGCCGACCAAACTGGCACTGGCACCGGACTTCAGTGACCGCGTACTGGCCAGCCTCGAGCGCGATGGCGTGCGCCCGGCCGCGCAGGCCGACCTTACCGGCCTGCCGCGCCCGGCCCTGGGTGTACCGGCCTGGGAGCAACTGCTGCCATGA
- a CDS encoding aldo/keto reductase: protein MTLPTLHGLQRPLGSTGFKVSPLGLGTVKLGRDQGVKYPNGFTIPDDGEARLLLAQARELGINLIDTAPAYGRSEERLGPLLRGQRDEWVIVSKVGEEFEDGQSSFDFSAAHTRRSVERSLRRLETDRIELVLVHSDGNDLAILEHEEVYQTLAALKQEGKILGYGLSGKTVAGGLKALEQGDCAMVTYNLNEQAERPVLDYAAEHGKAILVKKALASGHICLAPGVDPVQASFELLFAHPGVSSAIVGTINPLHLAHNVATVARILGQH, encoded by the coding sequence ATGACCTTGCCAACCTTGCATGGCTTGCAGCGCCCACTAGGCAGCACCGGCTTCAAGGTCTCCCCGCTGGGCCTGGGCACGGTCAAGCTGGGCCGCGACCAGGGCGTCAAATACCCTAATGGCTTCACCATCCCCGACGATGGTGAAGCTCGTCTGCTGTTGGCCCAGGCCCGCGAGCTGGGTATCAACCTGATCGACACCGCCCCGGCCTACGGCCGCAGTGAAGAGCGCCTGGGGCCGCTACTGCGCGGCCAGCGCGATGAATGGGTGATTGTCAGCAAGGTGGGTGAAGAATTCGAAGACGGCCAGTCGAGCTTCGACTTCAGCGCCGCTCACACCCGCCGCTCGGTTGAACGCAGCCTGCGCCGCCTGGAAACTGACCGCATCGAGCTGGTGCTGGTGCACTCCGATGGCAATGACCTGGCAATCCTCGAACATGAAGAGGTCTACCAGACCCTGGCTGCACTCAAGCAGGAAGGCAAGATTCTCGGCTATGGACTTTCCGGCAAGACCGTCGCCGGCGGCCTGAAAGCGCTGGAGCAAGGCGATTGCGCCATGGTCACCTACAACCTCAACGAGCAGGCAGAACGCCCGGTGCTGGACTACGCTGCCGAACACGGCAAGGCCATTCTGGTTAAGAAGGCGTTGGCCAGCGGGCATATCTGCCTTGCCCCTGGGGTCGATCCGGTGCAAGCCAGCTTCGAGTTGCTGTTCGCCCACCCGGGGGTGAGCAGTGCTATTGTCGGCACCATCAATCCATTGCACCTGGCTCACAACGTGGCCACCGTTGCCCGCATCCTGGGCCAGCATTGA
- the msbA gene encoding lipid A export permease/ATP-binding protein MsbA, protein MAETPLPAEHSSSLKIYFRLLSYVKPYVGIFLLSIVGFVIFASTQPMLAGILKYFVDGLSNPEAVLFPNVPYLRDLQLLQAVPLLIILIAAWQGLGSFLGNYFLAKVSLCLVHDLRVELFNKLLVLPNRYFDNHNSGHLISRITFNVTMVTGAATDAIKVVIREGLTVVFLFGYLLWMNWHLTLVMVAILPVIAVMVSVASKKFRKQSKKIQSAMGDVTHVASETIQGYRVVRSFGGEAYEQQRFANASQSNTDKQLHMTKTGSLYTPLLQLVIYTAMAALMFLVLFLRGESTAGDLVAYITAAGLLPKPIRQLSEVSSTIQKGLAGAESIFEQLDEAPEIDTGTVEKDRVQGRLEVRNLSFTYPGTEREVLSDISFVAEPGQMIALVGRSGSGKSTLAALIPRFYHHNQGEILLDGVEIENYRLRNLRRHVSQVTQHVTLFNDTVANNIAYGDLAGAPRADIEAAAADAYAKEFVDRLPKGFDTEVGENGVLLSGGQRQRLAIARALLKNAPLLILDEATSALDTESERHIQAALDHVMQGRTTLVIAHRLSTIEKADLILVMDQGRLVERGTHAELLAANGHYARLHAMGLDEPAKADIT, encoded by the coding sequence ATGGCCGAAACACCGCTACCGGCGGAACACAGCTCCAGCCTGAAGATCTACTTCCGGCTGCTGAGCTACGTGAAACCTTATGTCGGCATTTTCCTGCTGAGCATTGTCGGTTTTGTGATCTTTGCCTCGACCCAGCCCATGCTGGCCGGGATTCTCAAGTATTTCGTCGACGGGTTGAGCAACCCGGAAGCGGTACTGTTCCCCAATGTCCCCTACCTGCGCGACCTGCAATTGCTGCAGGCGGTGCCACTGCTGATCATCCTGATTGCGGCGTGGCAAGGCCTGGGTTCGTTCCTGGGCAACTATTTCCTGGCCAAGGTTTCCCTTTGCCTGGTGCATGACCTGCGCGTTGAGTTGTTCAACAAGCTGCTGGTGCTGCCCAATCGCTACTTCGACAACCACAACTCTGGCCACCTGATCTCGCGGATCACCTTCAACGTGACCATGGTCACCGGCGCTGCCACCGATGCGATCAAGGTCGTCATCCGTGAAGGCCTGACGGTGGTGTTCCTGTTCGGCTACCTGCTGTGGATGAACTGGCACCTGACCCTGGTGATGGTTGCCATCCTGCCGGTGATCGCGGTGATGGTCAGCGTTGCCAGCAAGAAATTCCGCAAGCAGAGCAAGAAGATCCAGTCCGCCATGGGCGACGTGACGCATGTCGCGTCCGAGACCATTCAGGGTTACCGGGTGGTCCGCAGCTTCGGCGGTGAAGCCTACGAGCAGCAGCGCTTCGCCAACGCCAGCCAGAGCAACACCGACAAGCAGCTGCACATGACCAAGACCGGCTCGCTGTACACGCCGTTGCTGCAGCTGGTGATCTACACCGCCATGGCGGCGCTGATGTTCCTGGTGCTGTTCCTGCGCGGTGAATCCACTGCCGGTGACCTGGTGGCCTACATCACGGCGGCGGGCCTGCTGCCCAAGCCGATCCGCCAGCTGTCGGAAGTCAGTTCGACCATCCAGAAGGGCCTGGCCGGTGCCGAGAGCATTTTCGAGCAACTGGACGAAGCACCAGAGATCGATACCGGCACCGTCGAGAAGGACCGTGTTCAAGGCCGCCTCGAAGTGCGCAACCTGAGCTTCACCTACCCCGGTACCGAGCGCGAAGTGCTTAGCGACATCAGCTTCGTCGCCGAGCCTGGGCAGATGATTGCACTGGTCGGGCGCTCAGGCAGCGGTAAGTCGACCTTGGCGGCCCTGATCCCGCGCTTCTACCACCACAACCAGGGAGAGATCCTGCTCGATGGTGTGGAGATCGAAAACTATCGACTGCGCAACCTGCGTCGCCATGTTTCCCAGGTGACCCAGCACGTCACTCTGTTCAACGATACCGTGGCCAACAATATCGCCTATGGCGATCTGGCGGGCGCCCCGCGTGCCGATATCGAAGCGGCAGCCGCAGATGCCTATGCCAAGGAGTTTGTCGACCGCCTGCCAAAAGGCTTCGATACCGAAGTCGGTGAGAACGGCGTGCTGCTCTCCGGTGGTCAGCGCCAGCGTCTGGCGATTGCCCGGGCGCTGCTGAAGAATGCGCCGCTGCTGATCCTCGACGAAGCTACTTCGGCGCTGGATACCGAATCCGAGCGGCATATCCAGGCCGCCTTGGACCATGTCATGCAGGGTCGTACCACGCTGGTGATCGCCCACCGCCTGTCGACCATCGAGAAGGCCGACCTGATCCTGGTGATGGACCAGGGCCGCCTGGTCGAGCGCGGTACGCATGCCGAACTGCTTGCGGCTAATGGCCATTATGCCCGCCTGCATGCCATGGGCCTGGATGAGCCGGCCAAGGCCGATATCACCTGA
- a CDS encoding DMT family transporter — protein MNAYTYLAIAICAEVIATASMKAVKGLSTPLPLLLMVVGYGIAFWMLTLVVRSIPVGIAYAIWSGLGIVLISVAALVVYGQKLDVPAMLGMAMIVGGVVVIQLFSKTAGH, from the coding sequence ATGAATGCCTATACCTATCTCGCCATCGCCATCTGCGCCGAAGTCATCGCCACTGCCTCCATGAAGGCGGTAAAAGGGCTGAGCACGCCGTTGCCGTTGCTGCTGATGGTGGTCGGCTACGGGATCGCCTTCTGGATGCTGACCCTGGTGGTGCGCAGCATTCCGGTAGGCATCGCCTACGCGATCTGGTCGGGCCTTGGCATCGTGCTGATCAGCGTGGCAGCGCTGGTGGTCTATGGGCAGAAGCTGGATGTACCGGCGATGCTGGGCATGGCGATGATCGTGGGTGGCGTGGTAGTGATTCAGCTGTTTTCCAAAACTGCCGGGCACTGA
- the hldE gene encoding bifunctional D-glycero-beta-D-manno-heptose-7-phosphate kinase/D-glycero-beta-D-manno-heptose 1-phosphate adenylyltransferase HldE, producing MKLSMPRFDQAPVLVVGDVMLDRYWHGGTSRISPEAPVPVVKVDQIEDRPGGAANVALNIAALGAPASLIGVTGQDEAADSLANSLQAAGVRSVFQRIAHQPTIVKLRVMSRHQQLLRIDFEEPFATDPLSLGTEVDTLLEGVKVLVLSDYGKGALKNHQSLIQAARAKGIPVLADPKGKDFSIYRGASLITPNLSEFETIVGRCADEAELVAKGLQLLQDLDLGALLVTRGEHGMTLLRTGQPALHLPARAREVFDVTGAGDTVISTLAAAIAAGEDLPHAVALANLAAGIVVGKLGTAAISAPELRRAIQREEGSERGVLGLEQLLLAIDDARAHKEKIVFTNGCFDILHAGHVTYLEQARAQGDRLIVAVNDDASVSRLKGPGRPINSVDRRMAVLAGLGAVDWVISFPEGTPENLLSQVKPDVLVKGGDYGIDQVVGADIVKGYGGTVKVLGLVENSSTTAIVEKIRKN from the coding sequence ATGAAGTTGTCCATGCCGCGTTTCGATCAAGCCCCGGTACTGGTGGTCGGCGATGTCATGCTCGACCGCTACTGGCATGGCGGTACTTCGCGTATTTCGCCTGAAGCGCCAGTGCCGGTGGTCAAGGTCGATCAGATCGAGGATCGCCCCGGCGGCGCGGCCAACGTTGCCTTGAACATCGCCGCCCTCGGCGCGCCAGCCTCGCTGATCGGTGTCACCGGCCAGGACGAGGCCGCCGACAGCCTGGCCAACAGCCTGCAGGCCGCTGGCGTGCGCTCGGTGTTCCAGCGCATCGCGCACCAGCCGACCATCGTCAAGCTGCGGGTCATGAGCCGTCACCAGCAGTTGCTGCGTATCGATTTCGAAGAGCCGTTCGCCACTGACCCGCTGTCGCTGGGGACGGAAGTCGACACGTTGCTCGAAGGTGTCAAGGTCCTGGTCCTGTCCGACTACGGCAAGGGCGCGCTTAAGAACCACCAGAGCCTGATCCAGGCCGCACGTGCCAAGGGCATTCCAGTGCTGGCCGATCCCAAGGGCAAGGATTTTTCCATCTACCGTGGCGCCAGCCTGATCACCCCGAACCTCAGCGAATTCGAGACCATTGTCGGCCGCTGCGCCGATGAGGCCGAACTGGTCGCCAAGGGCCTGCAATTGCTGCAGGACCTGGACCTGGGCGCGCTGCTGGTGACCCGTGGCGAGCACGGCATGACCCTGCTGCGCACCGGTCAGCCGGCGCTGCACCTGCCAGCCCGGGCGCGCGAAGTGTTCGACGTGACCGGTGCTGGCGATACCGTGATCTCGACCCTGGCGGCTGCCATTGCCGCAGGCGAAGACCTGCCGCACGCCGTGGCCCTGGCCAACCTGGCTGCGGGCATCGTGGTCGGCAAGCTGGGGACCGCGGCCATCAGTGCCCCGGAACTGCGCCGGGCGATCCAGCGTGAGGAAGGCTCCGAGCGTGGCGTGCTGGGCCTGGAGCAACTGCTGCTGGCCATCGACGATGCGCGGGCGCACAAAGAAAAGATCGTCTTCACCAACGGTTGCTTCGATATCCTGCATGCCGGGCATGTCACCTACCTGGAGCAGGCGCGGGCACAGGGTGATCGGCTGATTGTCGCGGTCAACGACGACGCGTCGGTCAGCCGCCTGAAGGGGCCGGGTCGTCCGATCAACAGCGTTGACCGGCGCATGGCCGTGCTGGCCGGTCTGGGCGCGGTGGACTGGGTGATCAGCTTCCCCGAAGGCACCCCGGAAAACCTGCTGAGCCAGGTCAAGCCGGATGTGCTGGTCAAGGGCGGGGACTATGGTATCGACCAGGTGGTGGGTGCCGATATCGTCAAGGGCTATGGCGGTACCGTGAAGGTGCTGGGGCTGGTCGAAAACAGCTCGACCACAGCCATCGTCGAGAAGATTCGCAAGAACTGA